GATCGAGCGCGACCAGCTGGAGCTGCACCGGGTGAGCATCCAGGGGGCCGACAGTTACGGCGAGGCGCTCAGCTACTTCCCCGAGCCCTCGATCTTCCATGTGGGCCACGACCTCTACCTGCGCCACCTCGAGCAGGCCCGCTCCCGCCTGTCGGTGCCGGTGATCGCCAGCCTCAACGGCGCCCACCCCGGCCAGTGGGTGCAGGTGGCGCGGCGGATGGAGGACGCCGGTGCCAGCGCCCTGGAGCTGAACATCTATTCCGTCCCCACCGATCCGGATCTCTCCAGCGCGGCGATCGAGAACCAGGTGCTGGAGATCGTCGCCGAGGTGCGCGCCGAGGTGACGCTGCCCCTGGCGGTGAAGCTCAGCCCCTTCTTCACCAACTTCGGCGCCATGGCCAAGCGGCTGGCCGCCGTCGGTGCCGATGGCCTGGTGCTGTTCAACCGCTTCTACCAGCCCGACATCGACATTGAGGAACTGGAGGTGCGGCCCAACCTGCTGCTGTCCACCCCCCACGACCTGCGGCTGCCCCTGCGCTGGATCGCCCTGCTGCACGGCCGCCACCCGGTGGATCTAGCGGCCACCGGTGGCGTGCACCGCGGCACCGACGTGGTGCGGCTGCTGATGGCCGGCGCCGCCATCACCCAGGTGGTGGCCGCCCTGCTGCGCCACGGCCCCGGCCGGCTCACGGGCCTGGAGGAGGAGCTGGGCCAGTGGCTGCTGGAGCACGAGCACGCCTCGGCCCGGGAGCTGATCGGCTGCATGAGCCAGCAGCGCTGCCCCGATCCGAGCGAGTATGAGCGCTCCCAGTACATGC
This genomic stretch from Cyanobium gracile PCC 6307 harbors:
- a CDS encoding dihydroorotate dehydrogenase-like protein, which translates into the protein MTRPDLSVTYLGLELRSPLVVGAAAPLSEDIDQLLRLEEAGAAAVVLHSLFEEQIERDQLELHRVSIQGADSYGEALSYFPEPSIFHVGHDLYLRHLEQARSRLSVPVIASLNGAHPGQWVQVARRMEDAGASALELNIYSVPTDPDLSSAAIENQVLEIVAEVRAEVTLPLAVKLSPFFTNFGAMAKRLAAVGADGLVLFNRFYQPDIDIEELEVRPNLLLSTPHDLRLPLRWIALLHGRHPVDLAATGGVHRGTDVVRLLMAGAAITQVVAALLRHGPGRLTGLEEELGQWLLEHEHASARELIGCMSQQRCPDPSEYERSQYMRAVQTFLPAEAAAAPGPW